A stretch of the Terriglobales bacterium genome encodes the following:
- a CDS encoding FAD-linked oxidase C-terminal domain-containing protein — MRLSAIARQLRKTLGRDAVLDRPEDLMLYEYDAGVAKATPGLVVFPQTTEHVVAVVKAAREAQVSIVPRGAGTGLSGGSISRDCGIVMVFSRMNRILELDLMNLRAVVQPGVVNLDLSAAVNPEGFYFAPDPSSQRACTIGGNVAANSGGPHTLAYGVTVNHVTGMEVVLADGHVARLGGKAADSAGYDLTGFFVGTEGTLGIVTAVTVKLSRISEAVSTMLAIFNTVDDAANTVVALTAGGITPTALEMLDGWTLRTVEEATHAGYPMDSGAVLLIEVEGLRESIPEQQAAVTEICRRQNAREVRIARNETERQLLWAGRKNAFAAIGRLANSYYTQDGVVPRTRIPATLRYIDEVGKKYGVHIGNVFHAGDGNLHPVILYDLRDPEQVEQVHRISQEILQWCVELGGSITGEHGVGLEKQNMMPMMFSPDELEVMERLRRAINPSAVLNPGKILPTTLGCGEINVARARPRGAHP, encoded by the coding sequence ATGCGCCTCTCGGCTATCGCCAGACAGCTTCGCAAGACCCTCGGCCGTGACGCCGTCCTCGACCGCCCGGAAGACCTCATGCTCTACGAGTACGACGCTGGGGTGGCGAAGGCCACGCCCGGCCTGGTCGTCTTCCCGCAGACCACTGAACACGTCGTCGCAGTGGTGAAGGCGGCGCGCGAGGCCCAGGTCTCGATCGTGCCCCGGGGCGCGGGCACCGGGCTGAGCGGAGGCTCCATCTCGCGCGACTGTGGCATCGTCATGGTCTTCTCGCGGATGAACCGCATCCTCGAGCTCGACCTGATGAACCTGCGGGCCGTGGTGCAACCCGGTGTGGTGAACCTCGACCTGAGCGCGGCGGTCAACCCCGAAGGCTTCTACTTCGCGCCCGATCCCTCCAGCCAGCGGGCCTGCACCATCGGCGGCAACGTAGCCGCCAACTCCGGCGGGCCGCACACCCTCGCTTATGGCGTGACTGTGAATCACGTGACCGGGATGGAGGTAGTGCTGGCCGACGGCCATGTCGCCCGTCTGGGCGGCAAAGCCGCCGATTCCGCCGGATACGATCTCACCGGCTTCTTTGTCGGCACCGAAGGCACGCTGGGCATCGTCACCGCAGTTACGGTCAAGCTAAGCCGCATCTCCGAAGCGGTTTCGACCATGCTTGCCATCTTCAACACCGTGGACGACGCCGCCAACACCGTGGTGGCGCTCACCGCCGGGGGTATCACTCCCACCGCGCTCGAGATGCTGGATGGCTGGACGCTGCGCACGGTCGAAGAAGCCACCCACGCCGGCTATCCGATGGATTCCGGCGCCGTGCTGTTGATCGAGGTGGAAGGGCTGCGCGAGTCCATCCCCGAGCAGCAGGCCGCGGTCACTGAGATCTGCCGCCGGCAGAACGCCCGCGAGGTCCGCATCGCCCGCAACGAAACGGAGCGGCAACTGCTCTGGGCGGGACGCAAGAACGCCTTCGCCGCCATCGGACGGCTCGCCAATTCTTATTACACCCAGGACGGCGTGGTGCCTCGTACCCGGATCCCCGCCACCCTGCGCTACATCGACGAGGTCGGGAAGAAGTACGGCGTCCACATCGGCAACGTCTTCCACGCCGGCGACGGCAACCTGCACCCCGTCATCCTCTACGACCTGCGCGACCCCGAGCAGGTGGAGCAGGTGCACCGCATCAGCCAGGAGATCTTGCAGTGGTGCGTCGAACTCGGCGGCTCCATCACCGGCGAGCACGGCGTCGGCCTGGAGAAGCAGAACATGATGCCGATGATGTTCTCGCCCGACGAGCTCGAGGTCATGGAGCGCCTGCGCCGGGCCATCAATCCCAGCGCCGTGCTGAATCCCGGGAAGATCCTGCCCACCACGCTGGGCTGCGGCGAGATCAACGTCGCCCGCGCCAGGCCGAGGGGAGCGCACCCGTGA